CCGCCCATCACCGACGGCGGGCTGTCTCGTCCGCGCATCGGTATCGCCGGGATCTCGATCGAGTCGAGCACCTTCTCCCCGCACATCTCCGGCGAGGAGGCGTTCACGATCCGCACCGGTGACGCCCTGCGTGAGTACTATCCCTTCCTCGACGAAGGACGCGAGCTGGCAGGCGCCGCCGAGTGGGTGCCGCTCACCCATGGGCGATCGCTGCCCGGCGGTGCCGTCGATCCCGAGACCTATCAGCGCATGAAGAACGCGATCCTCGCCGGCATCCGCGCGGACGGCCCGTTCGACGGGTTCTTCTTCGACATCCACGGCGCGATGAGCGTGGTGGGGCTGGACGATGCCGAGGGTGATCTCGCGACCTCGGTGCGCGAGGCGCTGGGCGAGGACACCCTCGTCTCCACGTCGATGGATCTGCACGGCAACGTGTCCGAGGTGCTGCGCGACGCGGTCGATCTGCTCACCTGCTACCGGATGGCGCCGCACGAGGATTGGTTGAACACCAAGGAACGGGCGGTGTGGAATCTGCTCGCCCGCCTGCGGGGTTCGCACGGAGCGGATCCGCGCCTTCGTCGTCCCTTCAGTGCCTGGGTGCCGGTTCCGGTGCTGCTCCCCGGTGAGAAGACCAGCACCCGGATGGAGCCGGCGGCAGGGATCTACGCACAGCTTCCCGAGATCGAAGCCCAGGACGGCGTCGTCGACGCGTCGGTGTGGATCGGCTACGCCTGGGCGGACGAGCCCCGATGCCAGGCCTACGTCGTGGTCACAGGTGACGACCGGGTGCTCATCGCCCGGGAGGCGGAGCGTGTCGCGCGAATGTTCTGGGATGCGCGCGCGGACTTCGTCTTCGTCGCCGAGACGGGGACGCTCGAGGAATCACTCGCCCGCGCTCTGGACGCGCAGGCGCCGCATCCCTATCTGATCTCCGATTCCGGCGACAACCCCACCGCCGGGGGAGCGGGCGATGTCACCTGGACGCTCGCCCGACTGCTGGAGCGGCCCGAGCTCACCGACAGAAATCGCACGACGCTCGTCGCCTCGATCTTCGACCGGGCTGC
The sequence above is drawn from the Candidatus Microbacterium colombiense genome and encodes:
- a CDS encoding M81 family metallopeptidase, whose amino-acid sequence is MTERPDASEIWMGPLPPITDGGLSRPRIGIAGISIESSTFSPHISGEEAFTIRTGDALREYYPFLDEGRELAGAAEWVPLTHGRSLPGGAVDPETYQRMKNAILAGIRADGPFDGFFFDIHGAMSVVGLDDAEGDLATSVREALGEDTLVSTSMDLHGNVSEVLRDAVDLLTCYRMAPHEDWLNTKERAVWNLLARLRGSHGADPRLRRPFSAWVPVPVLLPGEKTSTRMEPAAGIYAQLPEIEAQDGVVDASVWIGYAWADEPRCQAYVVVTGDDRVLIAREAERVARMFWDARADFVFVAETGTLEESLARALDAQAPHPYLISDSGDNPTAGGAGDVTWTLARLLERPELTDRNRTTLVASIFDRAAVERAVAAGEGATVTLDAGAGVDDGPHGPVAISGTVFSITEGDPVAGTQVVIAVGGVHAIITERRKPFHHLDDFRMLGLEPTTADIVVVKIGYLEPELYELAAGWTLALTPGGVDQDLLRLGHHRLRPGVYPFDTQGEPDLTAVVTRRGEREDDSA